The nucleotide window AGGAGTTTGGCTTCATGGGCAATGAACGGATCACGCTTCCTTGTGATGCTGCAGTCATGGCTGTTCGGCTGgcctgaaaaaaaaaagaagacgaaacactgtttCTGGCTGGAAGATACTGTTCATATGGACAGTGACCGCGTGCGTGGGCtggccagcaccagccagccgaacaccctCATGGAGTATGCCATGTGTGTCCTCTGGGGAGGCTCCTCAGCAGAGGTAGAGAAGGCATTCCTGAGCACCATGCCATGCCACTATGCAAGCTGTATTGCACCATCTGTTGGAGTTAGCCATCAGGTTGTTGTTTGCAGCTCCTAAGTGAATGCAAAGTGGTTCAGTATAGGTTGTAGGAAAACAAAACTTCTCTAAGGAGCCTTTTGATCCTTCAAGAAATTAAGGAAGATGCAAACTAGCATGTTAGAGTCATTATTCTTGTTCTTTGTAAGTATACTTTGTTGTACTGATAAATGGTTAATTAAATATTAGGACTTCAATTACGAGGCAGTAGGTTTCTTCAGCAAAATCTTAAGGCTTGAGCTGCAAAAGTTCACTGCATATTGCACAATGCAACAGCTGCCACGCACTTCCATTCTTCCTGAGCTAAATCATGGCCAGGTGAAATCATAAACGGACAAGGGAGTTAAGCACTGGAGAAAAGACAGTGCATGGTGTTTATTCAAACATGAAATTGTGGAATTCAGGCTTTCAAAAGTGATAGCCAAAGCCCAAGACTTACTGGTTTCAGATTTATTTTGCTTACAAAGTTGTCCCCTAAATCCAATTGAACACTGAGCACCCTGGCAACAGAATTACAGAATAGTACTAGAATACAGGCTTGCATGGCAATTTACATTACTTTAGTAGTAGGGTGAGACCGTGAGAGCCAAGCAGCCTCGACAGATGCATGACCAGGATCTGAACTTTCCAGCAAACACTgccatggcaaaaaaaaaaaaaaaaaaaaaggtaggcCGACTAGGGCTGCAAACAGATACCACGAAATTGGATGTCACATGCAATGCTAGAAATCATGCAGACAATTAGTGGAAATTGATGTATGGAACTGTGGACCAAGTTGCATGATTTACAACAAttaaaagcactgctcaccaacacCTATCATGCAAATGCAACAGTAAGTACAGAGTAAACAACAACCACGCATCTGCTCACCTCATGGCTCTTGGACCATCCTGCCATGTCCCAAGTGAGACATTGATGCTGGCTTTCTGCTAATCACCATCACGTCAGTGTTTCATTCTCTCAAAAAGGAAACAAATAGTGTGATCCCAAATAATTCTTCAGAAATGATTGTTTTGAGCAAGCTCAACCAATGTATCTCCAAATCACTTATATATGAACTGATCTGAGCAAATTTGGCTGATTTTCTGCCTCCTATACGACTGGGGCACCTATTCGGTTTGGTGTTCTCACCGGAGCCGACGAGCTGCCTGCCGGCCGAGCGGCGCACTCGTGGGCAGCCGCCACCCTGCCATCCCAAACCGACAGCCGCCACAGCCACCGGAAAGCTCCGAGGGGCGCACGGCGGACTCAACGGCGCTCGGCAGGcttccgcgccgccgccgccggcagtgAAGGATGACCTAACAGAGGGGCCGAAACGGTAATACAGGCTGGTAGGTGGGTCCCACCAGGAAAGACCCAAGACCAAAAGGCCCAAGACTGACTATGCCTTTCTTGACCTGGGCCGCAATACAAAGATAATCTGACGCCCTCTCCTtcgtccgccgccgccgacgtcggCTCCTACCGTCCCGGGAGCCCGTCGGCCGCTACCGTGCGTCCTCCAACCGCATCTCGCGCGTCCGCGAACTTTCAGGCCATGGCTTCCTCTTCTTTCTAGTACTTTCTATCAAGTCATTCATGCAACGAGAAACGTTTCCAAATTCATGCCACGAGGCGTGTTCAGACTTCAGAAAATGAAGAACCTTTTTGTGCGATTTTCTGTTATTCCAGAATATTACATCCGGCTAAATGAATCTAATATTATATACATCATGAGCTAATCATAGCTATACACAGATAGTTGATTGGCGCATCGATCGCATCATGCCACTAACGCTGTGGTGGCAAGGTCTGACCATGGAGATGGAGCTCAAGAACGCTCGCACAACCTCTTCAGAGGCGTCTCGCCTAAGCAAACACATCACGTACTCTATCACCGCGGCGTCACAGAGGCAACGTGATCCTTGCCATCGTCGCCGGCAAACCCAAACTCCTCCTGCGACATGCTCAGGAGCTCACTGAACACAGCTGTGCCGAGATATGCCAGCAGGGACCTCGAACCGCCTCCCGTTCGAGGAGTACACGACGCAGTGGCCCTTGATGGCCACCGACGTCGATGCGCCGCACGAACCATCGGCGGCTTCTTTCCCCGGCGTCGCCGTCAGCCGCTTTCTCGCCAGGGCAGCCATTCTCTGCCACTTCTTTGCCATCTGAACAAGTGTCTTGGCACTGATCATGGTTGCTTCTCCTGCTTTTTTGGCTGAATATTCAGAGAATTTCAGTTTAATTGTATAAGGTGGTTGTGCTTAGCTTGCTGATGGGCTGATGAAGTATTGCTGTATTGGTGCTATAAGCTGATGGATTTATAGGTCAGGGCAAAGAGAAGACGATGCAGACAGGTGCAATCACCATCTCAAACAGGCAAGATGCAAGGCCATGAGCTCAGAACATGCAGTGTTGCGAGCAGAAGCAATGTGAGGTACTGAGGTTTTGATTAGATTTCTCTAGGGCCATATATATCTGTTTGGCACTTGCTGGAGACAATTGCACCTGTGTTTGGTGCTATGATATATTTTTTTCGAGATCGCACCCTAtggcacgtttttcattaagcaaAAGTAGAGTTTAAACGTTTCACAGGACCCACAAGTAATCCAAGATTACCCACGCAATCCACAGACACAAACAAGCAAGAATATACGAGGGTGGGGGAGACCCTCTACCTCAAGACCCCAACCGAAGCCTATTACAAGAAGACAACAGCACAATGGTAGCTAACAGTAGTGAAACCGCAATGGCGACGAGACGAGCTTCAAACAATagtggcggcaaagcatccgccctGGAAAGACCAAGCAACCTTGGCGGCAAAGCAGGTTGATCAAACAACAGTTTGGTGCTATGATATCATGACGTGCTGCCATACTGACCTGTTTCATACTTGCTAGTTGCTAAGAGGCGCATGGGCCATCTCTTTTGTTTAAACTTCATTAAACCCAAGCTGATCTGCCTGATGTATCTGACGGCACAGCTGAACAAACCCTGGCCCTCATGCTCCACGTGCCACTTCCCAGCGACACCGCTCACCGAAAGCAAGCACACCATGAGCATTCAGTCAGCACTGGCACCGGGCCGATCACGCACCAAACACTCGCCCCATCAGAGTCTCATCCAAATCGGCATTGCGCGTACTCGAAGACGCATCTTGCAACATCGCAATCACCGTCCTCATGGCCTTGTCCCTTGCCCAACCATTCTGGTCGAGTTCGAGTGCGCTATATATTCAGGTCAAGTGGCCTCAGAACAGCATCACAATCTCAAGTTCTCAACTCAGAGCTCCCCACTTCTCCAGTTTCCAACCAAGAAAGAGAACTAACCATGAATATGATCAGCACCAAGAGGATCGCTCAGCTGGCCAAGAAGTGGCAGAGGATGGCAGTTCTTGGGAGGAAGCGCCTTACCAGGAGGACGGCAGCAAAGGAAGTAGACAAGTGCTGCACTTCTGTGGCGAGCAAGGGCCACTGCGCAGTGTACACGACTGACGGGGCACGGTTTGAGATGCCATTGGCGTGCCTCGGGACGACAGTCTTCGCGGAGCTCCTGCAGATGTCCAAGGAGGAGTTCGGCTTCACGGGCAGCGACGGCAGGATCACACTGCCCTGTGATGCCATGGTCATGGAGTACGCCTTGTGCTTGCTGAGGAGGGGCGCCTCTGCGGAGCTCGAGAAGGCATTCCTGAGCACCATGGCAATGTCGTGCCACTCTGCAAACCACGTGGCGCCGTATGTGGCAGTTTGCTGTTAGCTGCAGCTGTATAAGTTGTAGTAATAGTTCATCACTGTAGATAGTTCTAGGACAAAGAGAGGTGTTATTCAGATCCTTCTGATCCTGTAAAAGATCAAGGAAGGTAGCGAATTAGCAAGTTAGCACCAGTGTTCTTGTTCACTGAGCACATAAGAGCTTAACTTCGGGCCAATAAATTTCTTCAGCGCAATTCTTCAGCATCATTATTATTCTTCATTATTTGTCTCGAatacacaaaaaaaaaacttgtttaTCCTTGTATTAAGATCGAGAAAATGTTACAACAACGCCCGTGGAGGTGGCGCACTAGGGCGGAATGATGATTTACAATCAGTGCTGCCCTCCCCAGCAAAGACTGGGCCTAGGCGACTACTCACGAATTAAACTACCTAGCGTATAGAGTTCCCTGCGTCAATCCACCGGTCAGCCTCTTGCTTGATTACGGAAAGGATTTGCTGCACGGACTGTAGCAATGTCGAGTGGCTAGGATATCACAATGTGCTGCCATACTGCTATGCCTCATGGACCATGAAGAGCACATGCAGATTGGGTCCGAACTGGCAGTGCCAATTCTTATATGTTCttgttaggattgatctcccaccagttaggcccaacggcttaattgggccttgtcctcgcgctctgatcgggggcgcccaaccctacatggttggtgggcccccgtcgcacagcgctataaaggaaaggtggaggCCGGGGCTcacagtacgaggttcaccgcgccgccagtcaccccaccgacatcctaaccctagacccgatcgaaagaaggggcgctgccagcgacgggaagtaccaccgacgccggcaacgccacaccaacacacacgccgccgccgaggacgccacagcgccgactccctctccaccgaacgtcgctgccggcgtgcagatggcgtccgtcaacgaaacatcggccggagcttcaacaactacggcatTCGATGGTTTGCTACCTATCacctctctctctgtgtgtgtgaaGCCCGAACATCTATTTCTACTACTAAGACCTCCCGATCTGATGAACATGCCTAAAATCAAaacctaacaatggtatcagagccaaggttcGACAAGAAATCAGATCGGCTAAGTGAAACCGACCGATCTGATGCGGATCAGGAAAGAAAGTAGAaaaccgaaccctaagacctaaccctaattcccaAAATCAAAACTGAACAAGGGAttgaagaaggggaaaagggaggGTCTGATTCCAAGAACCCTAGACGCAAATCCGAAAgagagaaaaggggaagaagaaagaagaagggtcgaaccctaaccctaatcctattttttccattcggatgaacgaaaagaaagaaataaaaggcAAAGAAAACGAATCGGCAAGAACAAACCCTAACCCGAATCGGCAAGAACAAACCCTAAACCTAACCCTAGTTTTTCCACATTTAGATAAAcacgaaaagaacaactcaaagaAAGAAAGGGGAAAGAAGGGGTAGGGTTAGGGTGCGTCGGATGAACTCTCACCGACGCGGAAGAAGAAGAGCCGAACCGGTTTTTCGCCGGCGCCAGAGAAGAAGCCGAGCCGGGGCGCGGgttcgccgggctcggccaagggagcgccgcggccaggccactcgacggcggcatgctcacccgttggggagcacgcgcgccggcgagggggccggcgatggcGCAAAGGACCGCCCGCTCTGTTTTCCTCGCTCGCGGCTGCTCGGTGGCGGCTGTCTTCGCTGCGGCTgagaagagaggaagaagaagagagagagagcaagggcCGAATGGCTAGGGTTTTCTAGGGCGCCGGCCGCGGCGAGCCTTTTTGATCCGCGCGAAATGGtcgctcggccgtcggatcagATCGAACGCCTGAGATGCGCTAGGCCAAGTCGAGGCCCAGGCGGGTGTGCGCTGCCGaggcgctttgccggcccaggcctaggttgcggcctgggtgcggcctggaCAAGATGCGTGGACTCGGGGCCGTCTTGGGCCGCTGCAGCGCGCACTGCTGGGCCGAGCCGGTTTTCAACGCGTTTTTGGGCCacgctgggctgaaatgaaagaaggaagaaaaatgaaattttgttattattttccaggagtaatttaaatgcatattttgatgaatttgaatgattttgatacaattttctgtgcaaaatttatccaacgatattttacccagaaaacaatgaatttttttagtgcttctggaaaataataacatgaaaagattattaatgtttccgatgtgcatgataattattattctctttgattaaatttgaaccaacgggataatttaattttaagagaaatgaatttctgataattttgatgcgattatgatactgttattttctgaccaacgttgttagtaacaatattataatttttgatccatgagaaattgtgcattaattttacttctgcccaacggtgatgtaaaatatttgcatggatgaattataagttttaatttgaccaacgttgagttaaagcatggaattttatgtataaatgtttcttacttactctggtgtaatttcggaggcaaatgcattgtgaacattgccaacatcccgacactcaacggaaccgatcaccgtgtgtggcgggagaagtatgaattggaacttgcgttgggagaggtcggttttgccatcacctcaccgtgtcctattgagccagaggacccggtgagaggtgacaaTGAATCTGACACTGATTTCTATtctcgaaagcgtgatcatgctgaaatatgaccttgaacttaagcaatggactctctccaaccgcaagtgcctgtgggtagccaaagccaccatagaagaacagataaggggctcaatccctgaatgtgctactgccaaagaatatcttgagaaaatcaagagtcagtttactgggtctaccaaggccacaacaagttcactgattaagaagcttgtgaatgagaaattcactggtggtagcataagagagcacattttgaagatgaacactacggcatctaagctaaaagaaatgaatttgaaggaggaggattttctgattcatttgatttttgcttctttgccaaaagaatatgacaccttcattgtgaactataatatgcagcctgaaagatggggcatagaaagactcatctcaatgtgtgctcaagaagaggagaggataaagtcctcataAGGTGAATCTGCTTattttgtgaaggacaacaaaagaaagaactttaatggcaagaattctaaaccacaagagaaacctaagtgggataagacctcttcctccagttcacagggaaagaaaccccaggattctgagaatcagcagtatggtgaagctgaaaaagatcagtgcaagcactgcttcaagaagggacactacaagagggattgtccagactttctgaaatctctgctaaagaaaggtgatgaatttattacatttgtagatgaatccctgtatttatgttatgataaatccatttggtgggttgattcaggagcaactactcatgttgcaaattctttataggggttaagtgggacgagaactttgcaaagaggagaaagaacgattaaagttgtaaatggactgcaagccaatgttgaagccattggagatttttctttagaattgaataatggttttgtacttagacttaaagaagtactttatgttccctctttgcgtagaaatttgataagtgtttcaaaACTTGATGATAATGGAATTGATTgtcattttggtgatggcaagtgtaagatactggttaataataaatgtgttggtcttgccttctgacaagacaagctttatttattatctcttgctgagaatgcgaacaatgtatgtgatgagaatatgaatgattccccatctacggatgtaactaagaagcggaagagaattgatactgtctcttcaaaattatggcattgtcgcttgggccatattttgagggggagaatggaacgattggttaaggaatcaattctcccgcacttagaattttcagatttagagcaatgtattgattgcatcaaaggaaagtatgtcaagaaaattaagaaagatgccaaacgaagcacaggaattttagaaataatccacacagatatatgtggtccttttcttgtgaaaagtgtggatggttataactcatttataacattcacagacgactactctcgttatggcaatatttatccaattaaagaaagatcggaagcattggataaattcaaaatatttaaagctgaagttgaaaatcagcacaataagaaaatcaagatagtacgatcagaccgaggtggagagtactatgggcgacataccccatatggccaaattcctagaCCATTCgcaaggttcctacaggaaaatagcatagttgctcagtactccacactgGGGgggcctcagcagaatggagtggctgaaagacgtaaccgtaccttaatggatatggtaagaagcatgatgagttactccacattaccgattagtctATGGATAGAGGcactaaaaaccgccattcacatacttaatcgagtaccaagtaaatcggtgcctaaaacaccatatgaattatgaacaggaagggaaccctcacttaaccatttgcgtgtgtggggctgtccagctgaggtaaaagtgtttaacccaaacataggaaagttagactccaagacagtcagctaccattttattggctatccagaaagatcaaAAGGATATcgtttctattgtcctgacagacatacaaagattgtagaaacaagacacgctatgttcttggaggataacatgatcagggagAGCATAGTAGCatgagaaatcagcctacaggagaagcgggtacatgtgcccactccgatggttgaagaaccattcttcatgctacctgctgctgttgcaccgacggtgcaggacactgtagtgccaacatctgttgcaagttctcccgtggcgacgatgaatgaacatgaggaacttgtccttgaggaacctatccttgaggaacctatagaaccaaatgttgcacatgaggaagaactaCAACAGCcaaatgtggaacaagtgccggaggcacctagaaggtctcaaagaataagacgatcagctattactgatgactatgaagtttatgaaacagaagaatgtcagatgggggataatcccacctcatttgaagaagccatgagaagcgaccactcatcaaagtggcttaaggccatggaagatgaattgaaatcaatgagtaccaataaagtttgggacttagaaaatgttcctaaaggagcaaaaacagtaggctgtaaatgggtctacaaaacgaaatatgactcccaagggaatatagaaagatttaaagcgtgacttgtggcgaaaggcttcacgcaaagagaagagattgattacaatgagatgttttctctagtctcatgtaaagattccttcagaattataatggcacttgtagcccactatgatttggagttacatcaaatagatgtaaagacggctttcctaaacgaAGATTTGGAAGAAGATgtctatatggcacaaccgaaaggttttgtcgtaaaaggaaaggaaaatatgggatgccgcctgaagaaatcaatctacggattgaagcaagcttcaagacagtggtatttgaagtttgatagaacgataaaaggttttgggtttgaagaaaatattgaggacaattgcgtttatgaaaagttcaagaatggaaagtacatattcctaattttgtatgtggatgatatcttgcttgctagt belongs to Miscanthus floridulus cultivar M001 chromosome 4, ASM1932011v1, whole genome shotgun sequence and includes:
- the LOC136552245 gene encoding auxin-responsive protein SAUR36-like, which gives rise to MNMISTKRIAQLAKKWQRMAVLGRKRLTRRTAAKEVDKCCTSVASKGHCAVYTTDGARFEMPLACLGTTVFAELLQMSKEEFGFTGSDGRITLPCDAMVMEYALCLLRRGASAELEKAFLSTMAMSCHSANHVAPYVAVCC